The Candidatus Nanopelagicales bacterium genome includes the window GAACTCGTAGACGTGGTCCTGAATCTCCGCGACCACGTACGACAAGTCGACCCGCGCTCCGCTGACGTTGCTGAAGGTGACGGTCTCCTCATTCGGATCGTCGGGGCGGCCCGGCGGGTTCCACACGACATCGATCGTCCAGTTCTCGTTGCCCATGCCGGGATGGGTGCACGCGACTCGACACGGATAGATGCTCCACGCGCGAATGTCACCGTCAGGGTCGAACAGGTACCCCCCACCGCCCGCGTACTTGGACTTGCCGGGGATCGGGAACCGCACCTTGTTCCCCGGCCAGTGGAACTCCGTGGGGGTATCGATGCCGGCGCCGAGGCGGACGATCACTTCGCCTTGCGCCGGGACAACCGCAGCGGCCGGGAAGTGGTAACTGTCGTGAGCGGCAGCCCGCAGCCGCCACCCACCGACCGGAACCGCCAAGTCGCTGAGGTTGCGGATCCGGATGAACTTGTTGCCGGGCGCCGCCCACTCCGCTCCGCTGCCGTTGTAGTTGATCATCAACTGCAGCGGCGACTCCTGACTCGGGCCAGGGGCACAGAAAGTCCCGCTGAACAAGCCCTGGCCAGACGCGGCCGCCGTCTGCGCCAGCGCCGAGTAGAGGTCCTCGTTGATGATCTCCCGGCTGAGCGAGTAGGGCAGCGCCAGTCCGGACTTCAGGATCTCGGCCTGGACGTCCACGCCGCTCGTCAGGAACACGTTGCGCAGCAGTCGTCGGTATCCGCTGTTGGGGTTGACGCGCGCGATCCGGTCGAGCGACTTCAGGACGATCGGACGGCGGTCGACCAAGCGGGTCATGAGGTCGGACGCCTCATGGAATCCGCATTCGCCGTCCTCCATGGTCTGCATTCCCGCGGTGCGGATGATGCGTTTCTTGCGGGTGTCTCCCTGGATCCGAGCCACGATGGTGTCGCCGTCGATGATGTCGAGCACTTTGGCCGACTCGCTCTGGACGGGTCGCCCGTCCGGCACCACCGGATCGGCACTTGCCTGCCGCGCCTGCTGCCCATCCGCGGCACTGGCAGCAGGAAGAGCGATCGCCGCCGCGAGCAGCGCAGCCACGGCGCCAGCGGACCCGAACCCTCGGAACACGCCAGCCCCCATCCGTCCGGGACACCTACTCCTTCGAACGTAACACCGGCTTGGGCGTTGACGCCTGCGAGCGTCCGGAGCGTTGACCCGAGCCGTGTCAGCCGAGTTCGCGGATGGATTGGCGTGATCCGGCCATCCGGTGCCGCCCTGTCGCCGCATGTGGCGCGATCGCGGCATCCGCGGGTCAGGGACCGGGCGTGGCAGCCACGAACAGCGACTGGTTGCCCACTCCGATGCGGCCGTCGGCGTCACCCAGGACGGTGGTCGCCAGACCCACGCCCTGCGGATCGAGGAACGACTGCGACCGCATCCACACGTCAGTGCCCACAGGCGCGCGGGTGAGGTGGACGGTGAGCTCGGTGTTGACGAAGATCAGGTCCCGGGGATTGGCCACGGCCGAGAGCCCACTGCCGGAGTCCGCGACGAGCAACACACGCTCCAGCGGAGCCAACTCCCGATCGGCAACCAGCGGCAATCGGCTGCGCGTCCACGCGGTCGCCGGGCCAGGCGTCTCGAAGGCGCCCTCCACCCACGCCCACTCGATGGCCTGCAGGTAGCCGGGATTCCACCCGGCGGAGTCGAAGGTCCGGAACTCGGCCGGGGGCGGTGGCGGCTCGGTTTCCGTGTCCGGCACCGGTGTGGGCTCGAGCCGGCTCAGCCACGCCCTGGCGATCAGAACCGTCTCGCCGTCGACCGCGAGTTCGGCGTCGGCCATCGCCACTCGGCGCCCCGGACGGCTGAGCGACACATCGACGGTCACCTCCCCGATGGGAACCGGCTTGAGGAACTCCACCGTCAGGCGCGTCATCAGCGCGTCCGTCGGGACGGATTGCCCAGCGGTTTGTGCGGCGATCTCGTGGGCGAGTAGCGCGCTCGGTGGACCACCGTGCATGAAGTCCGGACTCCACGGTCCCACCACGTGCTCCGTGGGCTCGAAACGCGCCGGGCCAACCGGGTGGAAGGCCGGACCAACCGGGAGGAAGGCCGGGCCAACCGGGGGGAAGGCCGGGCCAACCGGGAGGAAGAAGGCGTCAGTCATGGGTTGAACGGTAGTGCTCCTCGGGGGTCGGCTGAGTTCGCCGACAGAATGCTGCGATCCCGCCAACCCGTGCCGTGATGTCGCCGCATCTGGCGGGGTCACGTCGTTGGGAAGCTGGGGCGCGGTTCTGAGGCGACTCGGAGGGAGCTGGGGCGCGGGGCGCGGGTCGGGTCAGGGAACTGGGGCGTGGGCGCGGGCGGAGCTGGGGGCGTGTGGCAACCTGTCGTCGTGCCAGATCCCGTGGTGAACGCCGACTTCCGCACTCCGGTCGGGTGGGGCTCGGGGCACCTGCAGACGGTGCGCAGCAAGGTGGTCCGGCGGCGCTACGAACTGCACCGGTACGGCAGCCAACGCGCCACGCTCGTGGACCTGGATGACGGCACGGGTGATCAGTTGATCGTCCAGTTGCACCGAGCGCGGCAGGTGCCCGACGGCGACCGGCGCCGAGGTCTGGTGGTGTTGATCCACGGTCTGGGTGGGTCCGCGGAGTCTGACTATGTGCGGGCGAGCGCGCTGGGATTGTTGGCCGCAGGCTTCAACGTTGCCCGTGTCGACCTGCGCAGCGCCGGGCAGTCCGGCGGAACGAGCGCGCACATGTACCACGCCGGAAAGACCGAGGACGTCCGTGCCGTACTGCGCCACCTGGCCGACGTGCCCGAAGCCCGCGACAACGAGCCCCTGGCTCCCACGCTCGCGGTGATGGGGTTCTCGCTGGGGGGCGCCGCCGCGCTGAAGCTCCTCGGAGAGCCGCTGGACGGCCTGCCGGTGTTCGCGGGGGTGGCCGTGTCCGCGCCGCTGGATCTGACGGTGGGAGCCGGGTTCCTGAGCAATGCCACGTTCGGCCTGTACGAGAAGTACATCCTGTCGGCCCTGCGGCGTGATTCGCTGCGGTCCGCACCGGGTGGTCGACCCCGGGTCACCGAGCAGGAACGGCGGGGCATCGAGCGCGCCCGGAGCCTGCCCGAGTTCGACGATGTGCTCACGGCGCCGCGCAATGGATGGCGTGACTCGGCGGAGTACTACGAGGTCAACTCATGCAACCAGTTCCTCGGAACCATCACCGTTCCGACGCTGGTGATCCACTCCGTGGATGACCCGATGATCCCGGCGTCGCCCTACGAAGCGATCGACTGGCACGCCCTCGCGGTGTCGGGCCCGGTGCGACGCGCGATCACCGCGCGGGGGGGCCACGTGGGGTTCCACGAACTCGGCAACCCGCTGCCCTGGTACGTCGGGCAGGCCACCCAGTTCCTGACCGCGCAGGTACCGACCCGCCAACTCTGAGCACTGGGTAGTGAGGCGGAGCCAGGTGGATGGCTCGCTGGTGCGGAGCCGGCTGGACTGGTCGCAC containing:
- a CDS encoding alpha/beta fold hydrolase, which translates into the protein MPDPVVNADFRTPVGWGSGHLQTVRSKVVRRRYELHRYGSQRATLVDLDDGTGDQLIVQLHRARQVPDGDRRRGLVVLIHGLGGSAESDYVRASALGLLAAGFNVARVDLRSAGQSGGTSAHMYHAGKTEDVRAVLRHLADVPEARDNEPLAPTLAVMGFSLGGAAALKLLGEPLDGLPVFAGVAVSAPLDLTVGAGFLSNATFGLYEKYILSALRRDSLRSAPGGRPRVTEQERRGIERARSLPEFDDVLTAPRNGWRDSAEYYEVNSCNQFLGTITVPTLVIHSVDDPMIPASPYEAIDWHALAVSGPVRRAITARGGHVGFHELGNPLPWYVGQATQFLTAQVPTRQL
- a CDS encoding lamin tail domain-containing protein, which produces MAALLAAAIALPAASAADGQQARQASADPVVPDGRPVQSESAKVLDIIDGDTIVARIQGDTRKKRIIRTAGMQTMEDGECGFHEASDLMTRLVDRRPIVLKSLDRIARVNPNSGYRRLLRNVFLTSGVDVQAEILKSGLALPYSLSREIINEDLYSALAQTAAASGQGLFSGTFCAPGPSQESPLQLMINYNGSGAEWAAPGNKFIRIRNLSDLAVPVGGWRLRAAAHDSYHFPAAAVVPAQGEVIVRLGAGIDTPTEFHWPGNKVRFPIPGKSKYAGGGGYLFDPDGDIRAWSIYPCRVACTHPGMGNENWTIDVVWNPPGRPDDPNEETVTFSNVSGARVDLSYVVAEIQDHVYEFPNGTFVDPGESLVLRMGVGVSDRLTHHLMAPDPVLTRPGGAKHPIRLRTHTGVLIACQEYGAVPRCQVGTAQP
- a CDS encoding thioesterase family protein, whose product is MTDAFFLPVGPAFPPVGPAFLPVGPAFHPVGPARFEPTEHVVGPWSPDFMHGGPPSALLAHEIAAQTAGQSVPTDALMTRLTVEFLKPVPIGEVTVDVSLSRPGRRVAMADAELAVDGETVLIARAWLSRLEPTPVPDTETEPPPPPAEFRTFDSAGWNPGYLQAIEWAWVEGAFETPGPATAWTRSRLPLVADRELAPLERVLLVADSGSGLSAVANPRDLIFVNTELTVHLTRAPVGTDVWMRSQSFLDPQGVGLATTVLGDADGRIGVGNQSLFVAATPGP